ggccctgaaaagggcctttttggTATTCGGCTGAGCGGCAATACAAGTGTATACTTAATAGgtgtatacaacaatatatcgcaCACCGCCTTGTACACGCCAACTgcagtactcgatagtactgactgcagTTAGGCGCGCTCTCCGCGGATCCTGCGCGCCAGCTGTATATCCTTGGGCATGATGGTGACACGCTTGGCGTGGATGGCGCAAAGGTTGGTGTCTTCGAAGAGACCGACGAGGTAAGCCTCGCTGGCCTCCTGCAGGGCCATCACAGCGGAGCTCTGGAAACGGAGATCGGTCTTGAAGTCTTGAGCGATCTCACGCACCAAACGCTGGAACGGAAGCTTGCGGATCAACAGCTCGGTACTCTTCTGGTAACGACGAATCTCACGGAGCGCTACGGTTCCGGGCCTGTAACGATGGGGCTTCTTGACACCACCGGTTGCCGGTGCGCTCTTGCGGGCCGCCTTG
Above is a window of Anticarsia gemmatalis isolate Benzon Research Colony breed Stoneville strain unplaced genomic scaffold, ilAntGemm2 primary ctg00000050.1, whole genome shotgun sequence DNA encoding:
- the LOC142986986 gene encoding histone H3, with the translated sequence MARTKQTARKSTGGKAPRKQLATKAARKSAPATGGVKKPHRYRPGTVALREIRRYQKSTELLIRKLPFQRLVREIAQDFKTDLRFQSSAVMALQEASEAYLVGLFEDTNLCAIHAKRVTIMPKDIQLARRIRGERA